GAGAAAgagactgatttgatttttttaaatttttttgaGAGTCTTCTATGTATACAGGGCTGATTCTCAAGATAATTTCTTTTAAGTAAAAATCTTAGCGTTTTTCCAATTATCTCAGGAATTAGATGCCGTGGGCTTGATCCAGGTCTGATAATATTTCACTCCCTGGTATTTGTCTTTTGCTAAGTTAAAACGTTGACTGCACCATCCTCACAATGACAATAGACGGCGCTATTGGACCATCTGTGGTTGAATTCTGGGTGGTTTCTCACATACTCATCCTCAAGAAAGAAACCGATCGGTCAGGACGCGGCTCCAGTGAGATATGGCTCGAGAGCATATTTATTCTTGTTTATAAGCTGTCTGAAAACACTGGTTTTATTAGAGAATTGCTGATGGATTTTATGTGCGGATTATAATCGTTTTTGTAAGACAATGGCGATCACTGGTCTCATGCGCGTGTGGATTCATTTTTGCCTGATCGTGATTCTTTTGGAAGGGATCTCTGCCCAAATACGCTATTCCCTTCAGGAGGAGCTAAAGGTTGGCACGGCGGTGGGAAATATAGCCAAAGATCTCGGACTGGATCTGGGTAGACTGGCGGAGAGAAATCTGCGTGTGCTGTCGGGGACAAAGCAGGATCTGTTCAAGGTAAACCCAAGCGACGGAGTCCTGTCTGTGAACCGGAGAGTAGACCGCGAGGAGCTGTGCGCAAAGATGGCCTTGTGCGTCGCAAACCTAAAAGCAGTGGTTGAAAATCCCCTCGAGATGCATCAAGTTGTAGTCGAAATACTCGATGTAAACGATAACTCGCCCAAATTTCCCGAGGAAAACTACACTTTAGAGGTGCTGGAGTCAGCCACGGTTGGCTCTAGGTTTCAAATTGAAGGAGCGCACGATTTAGATGTCGGGGTTAATTCCATACAATCCTACAAGCTGAACAATAACCAGTATTTCCGAGTGGAAACTGAGGAATTTGGAGAGGATGGAAAGGTCCCATTTTTGATATTACAGCGACATTTAGATAGAGAACAAACAGTTCAACACTTGTTAAAAGTAACGGCTCAAGACGGGGGCAAACCAATAAAATCTGGCAATATAAACATCACAATTATTGTATCTGACATAAATGACAACCCTCCGGTGTGTGATAAACCAAAATATTCCGTTACAGTGAAAGAAAATGCCCCTGAAGGGACTTTTTTGCTGGCAGTAAACGCAGTTGACCCAGACGAAGGCATGAACAGTGAGATTGAATACTCACTAAGGAGTAAAATGAGAGGAATCCATTCGGAACCCTTTGATTTAAATAGTAAAACTGGCAAATTAACAGTGAAGGCGGGCCTTGATTATGAGGAAAAGCAAGTTTATGAGATTAAAGTACTGGCTGCAGACAAAGGGGCCGTTTCTCTGTCCACACACTGCAACGTGGTTGTCAGAGTGGAAGACGTAAACGACAACCCACCTGAAATAGAAATCACATCACTTTCGAGCCGCATTCCAGAGGACGCACCTCCTGGCACCGTGGTGGCTTTGATGGGAGTGACGGACCAAGACTCAGGCATGAACGGTCAGGTGGTGTGCAGCGTGCCCACTCATTTACCATTTGACCTAAAGCCATCTCCTGACGGACACTCCTACTCCTTGGTTACCAAAGAGTACCTGGACAAAGAAAGTACACAAATGTATGATATTACAATAACAGCGAAGGACTTAGGGAGCCCTGCTCTCTCATCCACAAAGCTGATACATGTGGATGTGATAGATGTTAATGATAATCGTCCAGGGTTCAGTGAAAGTCCATATACTTTTTATGTGCCTGAAAACAACAAGGCAGGAAGTTCAGTATTTTCAGTGATCGCAGCCGATGCAGACAGTGGCCAAAACGCTGTAGTCTCATATTCACTCATACGCAACCAAGAGCTCTCAATaacatcatttttaaatataaatgaagcCAATGGGACAATTTCAGCTCTGAAAAGTTTTGACTTTGAGACACTAAAAACGTTCCAGTTCCAAGTGGTTGCCTCAGATTCTGGAAGTccgtcactgagcagcaacgtgacagtgaacgtgttcattctggatcagaacgacaacgctccagtcatcctgtatccagtcagctccaacggttctgctgaaggtgtggaggagattccCCGCAATGTGAACGCAGGACACTTGGTGACTAAAGTCAGAGCCTATGATGCTGATATAGGATATAacggctggttgttgttctcactgcagcaagttagtgaccacagtctctttggtttggaccgctacacaggacagatcagaacactgcgctcattcacagagacagacgaggctgagcataaactggtcatactggtcaaagacaatggcaacgtttccctgtcagcaacagctactgtgatggtcaaactggtggagcccaaagaggcttttgctgcttctgaccttcagagttctgcaaaggacgatgaggacagtcacgtgactttttatctgatcatcactttgggctccgtgtcagttctcttcatcatcagcatcatcgtcctgattgcaatgcagtgctccaaatctccagactacacttctaaatatctgccagagactaattatgatgggacactgtgccacagcatccagtacagatcaggagacaaacGCTACATGTTAGTTGGACCCAGGATGAGTATAGGATCTACTATAGTACCAGGCAGCCACGCTAATACACTGGTGctccctgacaggaggagaaacaatgaggaggtaaGAGTCAtgtttgacatttaaataaatgaaaataaagttaaattaaataaatgtctgaGTGAGTAGCATGTATGTGATTGTTTCATGCTCAGTATTATGTTTCTTTGAAATGCTGGTGTCTTTGGTGCCAAGCTTGGTTTTCTGTCgcattttcttctttgtgtgaTACATTTAACAATCTTAGCAGTAtggtaaggtgtgtgtgtgtgtgtgtgtgtgtgtgtgtgggtgtgtgggtgtgtcggGTGGGTGGTTGTTGGGGGTAATCACGTTACgatatattttttttcagtaaatTTGCCCAAATAGTGAACAattacaattaaaaacaaatctgtgtgTTGCGTTGCTATGTTGCTCGTGTTGCTGAATTAATTGACAATAGAGTTCTGGTAGATTCCCGAGTGTTGGCCACATGGCGTCAGTGTGGACTCATGGATGTGTTGCTGACAAGCCCTTCCCATCTCTGGATCATATTTGAAGGTGTTTTTCAGGCGGAGCATCTATGATGCGATGCTTCTAATGAAATAGCTGCTTTTCTCTCATTTGAGAATCGTCTCATGGATCCTATTTGGGAAATTTAATTCTCATTTGGACTATTGTTTGCACGTTATCAAAGATTTCTAATTATTTTAAGCTCCACAATGACACGAGGACAAAGACGCCGGCTGAATAGCCGCTCGGTTGCCgttattgtgctgctctgctttgtTGAGCGGATCTTGGCTCAGTTACGTTATTCTCTTCCTGAAGAAATACAAGTAGGACATCCTGTCGGAAATGTGGCCAAGGATTTAGGGCTCGACATCAGTTCTCTGGCAGCCAGACGGTTTCGCATTGTTCCCGGACCGAACCATCACCTGTTTCAGTTAAACCACAATAACGGGATGCTGTCCGTCGGGAAAAAAATAGACCGCGAGGAGCTCTGCGATGGAACCAAGGTGTGCTTAGTTAATCTCAAAATTGTTGTTGAAAGTCCACTGGAAATACACTATGTTGGAGTTGAAATAGCGGATGTGAACGACCATGCACCAACGTTCCCAGAGAGCGAGCAGCGCCTGGAAATAGCCGAGCACACTCCTCCCGGGACGCGCTTCCAGATTCATGCAGCGAGAGACCCCGATGTCGGCACTCTCACAGTTCGATCGTATAAGCTGAGCCAGAATGATTGTTTTGAGATTGAAATCAGAGATACGGAGGAAGACAAGATTCCGTTTCTCGTGCTGAAAAAGCCTTTGGACAGGGAGCAAAAAGCGCAGCACAATTTGACGTTAACGGCTCTCGATGGGGGGAATCCGTCAAAATCCGGGAGCTTAAGTTTAACCATCGAAGTGTTAGATACAAACGATAATCGGCCTGTTTTCAGCAAAGACATATATACCGTGTCACTGGATGAAAATGCACCGAAGGGGACTCTTGTGGTGCAGTTAAACGCGACAGATCTAGATGAAGGTTTGAATGGCGAAATTGAATATTCATTTGGAAAAACGCAAAAGAAAAAAGTGCAAGACACGTTTGAACTCGACGGGTTGACAGGTGAGATTAGAGTCAAAGGACAAGTGGATTTTGAGGACACTGAGATTTATAGATTAGACATACAGGCCTCTGATAAAGGTCAGCCACCGTGGACAGCCGAAAGTAGAGTCGTGATCAAAATAAGGGATGTTAATGACAACCAGCCAGAGGTTGAAATTACATCATTGTCTACTTCAGTTCCAGAAGATGCAAAGCACGGCACTGTTATTTCTTTAATCAGTATCAGGGACAGGGACTCTGGACTCAATGGAAAAGTTATTTGTAAAATAACTGGTGATGTCCCCTTTGATTTGACCCCATCTATTGAGGAAAACATGTACTCCCTTGTGACTAAAGGCCGCTTAGATCGAGAAGCTGTGTCTCATTATGATATTGTGAT
This genomic stretch from Takifugu flavidus isolate HTHZ2018 chromosome 9, ASM371156v2, whole genome shotgun sequence harbors:
- the LOC130531646 gene encoding protocadherin gamma-A11-like produces the protein MAITGLMRVWIHFCLIVILLEGISAQIRYSLQEELKVGTAVGNIAKDLGLDLGRLAERNLRVLSGTKQDLFKVNPSDGVLSVNRRVDREELCAKMALCVANLKAVVENPLEMHQVVVEILDVNDNSPKFPEENYTLEVLESATVGSRFQIEGAHDLDVGVNSIQSYKLNNNQYFRVETEEFGEDGKVPFLILQRHLDREQTVQHLLKVTAQDGGKPIKSGNINITIIVSDINDNPPVCDKPKYSVTVKENAPEGTFLLAVNAVDPDEGMNSEIEYSLRSKMRGIHSEPFDLNSKTGKLTVKAGLDYEEKQVYEIKVLAADKGAVSLSTHCNVVVRVEDVNDNPPEIEITSLSSRIPEDAPPGTVVALMGVTDQDSGMNGQVVCSVPTHLPFDLKPSPDGHSYSLVTKEYLDKESTQMYDITITAKDLGSPALSSTKLIHVDVIDVNDNRPGFSESPYTFYVPENNKAGSSVFSVIAADADSGQNAVVSYSLIRNQELSITSFLNINEANGTISALKSFDFETLKTFQFQVVASDSGSPSLSSNVTVNVFILDQNDNAPVILYPVSSNGSAEGVEEIPRNVNAGHLVTKVRAYDADIGYNGWLLFSLQQVSDHSLFGLDRYTGQIRTLRSFTETDEAEHKLVILVKDNGNVSLSATATVMVKLVEPKEAFAASDLQSSAKDDEDSHVTFYLIITLGSVSVLFIISIIVLIAMQCSKSPDYTSKYLPETNYDGTLCHSIQYRSGDKRYMLVGPRMSIGSTIVPGSHANTLVLPDRRRNNEEVRVMFDI
- the LOC130531896 gene encoding LOW QUALITY PROTEIN: protocadherin alpha-3-like (The sequence of the model RefSeq protein was modified relative to this genomic sequence to represent the inferred CDS: inserted 1 base in 1 codon), which codes for MTRGQRRRLNSRSVAVIVLLCFVERILAQLRYSLPEEIQVGHPVGNVAKDLGLDISSLAARRFRIVPGPNHHLFQLNHNNGMLSVGKKIDREELCDGTKVCLVNLKIVVESPLEIHYVGVEIADVNDHAPTFPESEQRLEIAEHTPPGTRFQIHAARDPDVGTLTVRSYKLSQNDCFEIEIRDTEEDKIPFLVLKKPLDREQKAQHNLTLTALDGGNPSKSGSLSLTIEVLDTNDNRPVFSKDIYTVSLDENAPKGTLVVQLNATDLDEGLNGEIEYSFGKTQKKKVQDTFELDGLTGEIRVKGQVDFEDTEIYRLDIQASDKGQPPWTAESRVVIKIRDVNDNQPEVEITSLSTSVPEDAKHGTVISLISIRDRDSGLNGKVICKITGDVPFDLTPSIEENMYSLVTKGRLDREAVSHYDIVITATDCGEPQLSTVKSLTVFVSDVNDNRPIFNQNPFELYLVENNAQGASIFSLSAADDDLNENAIVNYNIVRGDGLQNDLTSFLNINSENGQISALKSFDFETLKTFQFQVXASDSGSPSLSSNVTVNVFILDQNDNAPVILYPVSSNGSAEGVEEIPRNVNAGHLVTKVRAYDADIGYNGWLLFSLQQVSDHSLFGLDRYTGQIRTLRSFTETDEAEHKLVILVKDNGNVSLSATATVMVKLVEPKEAFAASDLQSSAKDDEDSHVTFYLMITLGSVSVLFIISIIVLIAMQCSKSPDYTSKYLPETNYDGTLCHSIQYRSGDKRYMLVGPRMSIGSTIVPGSHANTLVLPDRRRNNEEVSDLNHHTLSLTLSHHLLLKLDLW